Proteins encoded in a region of the Pseudomonas sp. GOM7 genome:
- a CDS encoding carboxyl transferase domain-containing protein, with protein MPFPALLIANRGEISIRIAQACAELGIRSVAVYAEDDSACLHTRKADLAVALVGRGVAAYLDMDQLIGIAREQGCTAIHPGYGFLAENAEFARRCQAAGLTFVGPTPETLQLFGDKAAARDLAERCDVPLVPGINQAVTPEQAADFLAEHGSVMLKALAGGGGRGMRAVEGAAQLAEAFARCASEAQGAFGSGALYVEKRVRRARHIEVQVLGDGSGAVSHLWERDCSLQRRHQKLVEIAPSPELDAATREAIIASALRLAAEVQYRGIGTFEFLLDLDQPGRFYFMEANPRVQVEHTVTEQVTGVDLLHTQLHLAAGKSLAELGLRTPPTPNGYAVQLRLNLESLLADGSARPASGVLGAYQPPSGPGLRVDGCGYAGYVVSPAYDSLIAKLIASASDYPSALRRAYRGLCEFRIDGVASNLHLLQNLLQHESVIANQVDTTYVERHLGELLAPREQAHPHRYFAGDTSAQNARASLDAPPGTLALNAPSAGVLVSLAVAEVDGLAEHCEQALDLAHIRADLAEVLERQARLTDARRPEAVAKRRKTGQRTVRENLADLLDKGSFIEYGAMALAAQRRRRSPEELLELSPADGLVAGIGTVNAASFGSEAARCMAIAYDYTVFAGTQGVMNHKKTDRMLALAEQWRLPVVLFAEGGGGRPGDTDFVGVAGLDCHTFVAMAKLSGLVPTVGVVSGRCFAGNAALLGCCDVIIATRNASIGMAGPAMIEGGGLGSFIPEQVGPTTVQGPNGVIDVLVEDEAAAVAVAKQYLGYFQGPLSDWQCSDPRELRHVIPENRLRVYDIRKVIELLADSGSVLELRRQFAPGLITALIRIEGKPFGLIANNPAHLGGAIDAVAGDKAARFLQLCEAHDLPIVSLCDTPGFMVGPQAEQQATVRHVSRLFVTAASLTVPFFTLVLRKGYGLGAQAMAAGSFHSPLFTAAWPSGEFGAMGLEGAVRLGFAKELAAQPDEAARQALFDKLVAKAYDNGKALNMASYLEIDAVIDPADSRAWLLRGLNAAPRPPRHDGKKRPFIDTW; from the coding sequence ATGCCCTTTCCCGCCCTGCTGATCGCCAACCGTGGCGAGATCTCCATTCGCATCGCCCAGGCCTGCGCCGAACTCGGTATCCGCAGCGTCGCGGTGTACGCCGAGGACGACAGCGCCTGCCTGCACACGCGCAAGGCCGACCTGGCCGTGGCGCTGGTCGGCCGCGGTGTCGCGGCCTATCTGGATATGGATCAGCTCATTGGCATCGCCCGTGAACAGGGCTGCACGGCCATCCACCCCGGCTACGGTTTTCTCGCCGAGAACGCCGAGTTCGCCCGCCGCTGCCAGGCCGCCGGGCTGACCTTCGTCGGCCCGACGCCCGAGACGCTGCAACTGTTCGGCGACAAGGCCGCCGCCCGCGACCTGGCCGAGCGCTGCGACGTACCACTGGTGCCCGGCATCAACCAGGCAGTGACGCCGGAGCAGGCCGCGGACTTTCTTGCCGAGCACGGCAGCGTGATGCTCAAGGCCCTGGCCGGCGGCGGCGGGCGCGGCATGCGTGCGGTGGAGGGTGCCGCGCAACTGGCCGAGGCCTTCGCCCGCTGCGCCTCCGAGGCTCAGGGCGCCTTCGGCAGCGGCGCGCTGTATGTGGAGAAGCGCGTGCGCCGCGCCCGGCATATCGAAGTGCAGGTGCTCGGCGACGGCAGCGGCGCAGTCAGCCATCTGTGGGAACGCGACTGCAGCCTGCAGCGTCGCCACCAGAAGCTGGTGGAGATCGCGCCCAGCCCCGAGCTGGATGCGGCCACCCGCGAGGCCATCATCGCCAGCGCCCTGCGCCTGGCGGCCGAGGTGCAGTATCGCGGCATCGGCACCTTCGAGTTCCTCCTCGACCTCGACCAGCCGGGGCGCTTCTACTTCATGGAAGCCAACCCACGCGTGCAGGTGGAGCACACCGTCACCGAACAGGTCACTGGCGTCGACCTGCTGCACACGCAACTGCACCTGGCCGCCGGCAAAAGCCTGGCTGAGCTGGGCCTGCGAACACCGCCCACGCCGAACGGCTATGCCGTGCAGCTGCGTCTGAATCTGGAAAGCCTGCTCGCCGATGGCAGCGCGCGCCCGGCCAGCGGCGTGCTCGGCGCCTACCAGCCGCCCTCCGGCCCGGGCCTGCGTGTGGATGGCTGCGGCTATGCCGGCTACGTCGTCAGTCCGGCCTACGATTCGCTGATCGCCAAACTGATCGCCAGCGCCAGCGACTACCCCAGCGCCCTGCGCCGCGCCTATCGGGGGCTGTGCGAGTTCCGTATCGACGGCGTGGCGAGCAACCTGCACCTGCTGCAGAACCTGCTGCAGCACGAGTCGGTGATCGCCAATCAGGTCGACACCACCTATGTCGAACGTCATCTGGGCGAGTTGCTGGCCCCTCGCGAACAGGCCCACCCGCACCGTTACTTCGCCGGCGACACATCTGCGCAAAACGCCAGAGCCAGCCTCGACGCCCCGCCCGGCACTTTGGCGCTGAATGCGCCCAGCGCTGGCGTGCTGGTCAGCCTGGCGGTGGCCGAGGTGGATGGCCTCGCCGAGCATTGCGAGCAGGCGCTGGACCTGGCGCATATCCGCGCCGATCTGGCCGAAGTGCTGGAGCGCCAGGCACGCCTGACCGATGCACGCCGTCCCGAAGCCGTGGCGAAAAGGCGCAAGACCGGCCAGCGCACCGTGCGCGAGAACCTCGCGGACCTGCTCGATAAGGGCAGCTTTATCGAATACGGCGCCATGGCCCTGGCCGCCCAGCGTCGTCGACGCTCGCCCGAGGAACTGCTGGAGCTGAGCCCGGCCGATGGCCTGGTCGCCGGTATCGGCACGGTGAACGCCGCGAGTTTCGGCAGCGAGGCGGCGCGCTGCATGGCCATCGCCTACGACTACACGGTATTCGCCGGCACTCAGGGCGTGATGAACCACAAGAAGACCGACCGCATGCTGGCCCTGGCCGAACAATGGCGTCTGCCGGTGGTGCTGTTCGCCGAAGGCGGCGGCGGGCGGCCGGGGGATACCGACTTCGTCGGCGTGGCCGGGCTGGACTGCCACACCTTCGTCGCCATGGCCAAGCTTTCCGGCCTGGTGCCGACGGTGGGCGTGGTTTCCGGCCGCTGCTTCGCCGGTAACGCCGCGCTGCTCGGCTGCTGCGACGTGATCATCGCCACTCGTAACGCCAGCATCGGTATGGCCGGCCCGGCGATGATCGAAGGCGGCGGTCTCGGCAGTTTCATCCCCGAGCAGGTCGGCCCGACCACCGTGCAGGGCCCCAACGGGGTGATCGACGTGCTGGTGGAGGACGAAGCCGCAGCGGTCGCCGTGGCCAAGCAGTACCTGGGCTATTTCCAGGGCCCTCTCAGCGACTGGCAGTGCAGCGATCCCCGCGAGTTGCGCCATGTGATCCCGGAAAACCGCCTGCGCGTGTACGACATCCGCAAGGTGATCGAGCTGCTGGCCGACAGCGGCAGCGTGCTGGAGCTGCGCCGTCAGTTCGCACCCGGTCTGATCACCGCGTTGATCCGCATCGAGGGCAAGCCCTTCGGCCTGATCGCCAATAACCCCGCACACCTGGGCGGCGCCATCGATGCCGTGGCCGGCGACAAGGCCGCGCGCTTCCTGCAACTGTGCGAGGCCCATGACCTGCCCATCGTCTCGCTGTGCGACACCCCCGGTTTCATGGTCGGCCCGCAAGCCGAGCAGCAGGCCACGGTGCGCCACGTCTCGCGCCTGTTCGTCACCGCCGCCAGCCTCACGGTGCCCTTCTTCACCCTGGTGCTGCGCAAGGGCTACGGCCTCGGCGCCCAGGCCATGGCCGCCGGCAGCTTCCATTCGCCGCTGTTCACCGCCGCCTGGCCCAGTGGCGAGTTCGGCGCCATGGGCCTGGAAGGTGCGGTACGTCTGGGCTTCGCCAAGGAACTGGCGGCCCAGCCGGACGAGGCCGCGCGCCAGGCGCTGTTCGACAAGCTGGTGGCC
- a CDS encoding MauE/DoxX family redox-associated membrane protein: protein MQPDPIFVIAAALAVAVILASAATHKLRAPARFASQLENYQLLPQALVRPVARTLPWLEALLAFTLLLPAARHLAALGAAALLAGYALAIAINLWRGRRDIDCGCAGPLQDQPIRPLLLARNAVLVSLALVASLAPLSRDLGLFDAFVVIAASAVALLIYAAADGLLANSPRLLKLLGR, encoded by the coding sequence ATGCAACCTGATCCGATCTTCGTCATCGCCGCCGCACTCGCGGTCGCGGTGATCCTGGCCAGCGCCGCGACCCACAAGTTGCGAGCGCCGGCCCGCTTCGCCAGCCAGTTGGAAAACTACCAGCTACTGCCACAGGCGCTGGTGCGCCCGGTGGCCCGCACGCTGCCCTGGCTCGAAGCGCTGCTGGCCTTCACCCTGCTGCTGCCAGCCGCCCGCCACCTGGCGGCACTCGGCGCGGCCGCCCTGCTCGCCGGTTACGCGCTGGCCATCGCCATCAACCTCTGGCGCGGCCGCCGCGATATCGATTGCGGTTGCGCCGGGCCGCTGCAGGATCAGCCGATCCGCCCGCTGCTGTTGGCACGCAACGCCGTTCTGGTGAGCCTGGCCCTGGTCGCCAGCCTCGCCCCACTGAGCCGCGACCTGGGCCTGTTCGACGCTTTCGTCGTCATCGCCGCCAGTGCCGTGGCCCTGCTCATCTATGCCGCCGCTGATGGCCTGCTGGCCAACAGCCCCCGTCTGCTCAAACTCCTCGGAAGGTGA
- the mauD gene encoding methylamine dehydrogenase accessory protein MauD has translation MEALIVSNILLWCLLIALSFAVMGLVRQIGVLHGRLAPAGALMVDKGVAVNEPAPQVTAADRSGRPVNFGYAGEKAQLLFFLSPTCPICKSLLPAIKSIAKEQAHRLDVVYVSDGDMDAQKALIAEHRLEDATYVVGPEVGMTYQIGKLPYAALIDNTGVLRAKGLVNSREHLDSLFETEHLGSATLQQYLHNSQHAHGAHQH, from the coding sequence ATGGAAGCTCTGATCGTTTCTAACATCCTGTTGTGGTGCCTGCTGATCGCGCTGTCCTTCGCTGTCATGGGCCTGGTGCGTCAGATCGGCGTTCTACATGGCCGTCTGGCGCCTGCCGGCGCGCTGATGGTGGACAAGGGCGTGGCCGTCAACGAGCCCGCCCCGCAAGTGACCGCTGCCGACCGTAGCGGCCGCCCGGTGAACTTCGGCTACGCTGGCGAGAAAGCCCAGTTGCTGTTCTTCCTCTCGCCCACCTGCCCGATCTGCAAGTCGCTGCTGCCAGCCATCAAGTCCATCGCCAAGGAACAGGCCCATCGTCTCGACGTGGTCTACGTCAGCGACGGCGACATGGACGCGCAGAAGGCGCTGATTGCCGAACACAGGCTGGAAGACGCCACCTACGTGGTCGGCCCGGAGGTGGGCATGACCTACCAGATCGGCAAGCTGCCCTACGCCGCCCTGATCGACAATACCGGCGTGCTGCGCGCCAAGGGCCTGGTGAACTCCCGCGAACACCTCGACAGCCTGTTCGAGACCGAGCATCTGGGCAGCGCCACCCTGCAACAGTACCTGCACAACAGCCAGCACGCCCACGGCGCGCACCAACACTGA
- a CDS encoding amine dehydrogenase large subunit — translation MRTPRLIRRSALVLGLSLLGLGAHAELPNDSIGQETLPFPPSPHRAYIVDAEFENLVTGRITVVDPESKRMLGMISTGFAAPSTLGRDGKYLYTADLYYSRGVRGTRTDVLTAWNTSTLSPDWEVVIPSKRAVMLPEPHALGTSADDRFVYIYNFTPSTSVTVVDTQARKVVSEIAIPGCVLNYPVGKRRFASLCGDGNLQVVTLDDAGQETARSHTAFFDPNAEKLVERAYAVGDTYYFVSTTGTVRAVDFSGEQPKIIPAWELVSDAADKKAGWAPGGWQFVAVSPKLNRLYALMHDNHESMKWEDPSPVIWVFDLKTHKRIGTLEAPAPVWSLRATSDDKPLLLGANVTGGLEVFDLTSGKHSGTVEKIAKTSIYVLSH, via the coding sequence ATGCGCACACCTCGGCTCATCAGACGCAGCGCCCTGGTGCTGGGCCTGTCCCTGCTGGGGCTCGGCGCTCATGCCGAGCTGCCCAATGACAGCATCGGTCAGGAAACCCTGCCCTTCCCGCCCTCGCCGCACCGCGCCTATATCGTCGATGCCGAGTTCGAGAACCTGGTGACCGGCCGTATCACCGTGGTCGACCCCGAGAGCAAGCGCATGCTCGGCATGATCAGCACCGGTTTCGCCGCGCCCTCGACCCTCGGCCGTGACGGCAAGTACCTGTACACCGCCGACCTCTACTACTCGCGTGGCGTGCGTGGCACCCGCACCGATGTGCTCACCGCCTGGAACACCAGCACCCTGTCGCCCGACTGGGAAGTGGTGATCCCCAGCAAACGCGCCGTGATGCTGCCGGAGCCCCACGCCCTTGGCACCAGCGCGGACGACCGCTTCGTCTACATCTACAACTTCACCCCGTCCACCTCGGTCACCGTGGTCGACACCCAGGCCAGGAAAGTGGTCAGCGAGATCGCCATTCCCGGCTGCGTGCTCAACTACCCGGTGGGCAAGCGTCGCTTCGCCTCGCTGTGCGGCGACGGCAACCTGCAGGTGGTGACCCTCGACGATGCAGGCCAGGAAACCGCCCGCAGCCACACCGCGTTCTTCGATCCCAATGCCGAGAAGCTGGTGGAACGTGCCTATGCCGTGGGCGACACCTACTACTTCGTCAGCACCACCGGCACCGTGCGCGCCGTGGACTTCTCCGGCGAGCAGCCGAAGATCATCCCGGCCTGGGAACTGGTGAGCGACGCCGCCGACAAGAAAGCCGGCTGGGCGCCCGGCGGCTGGCAGTTCGTCGCCGTGTCGCCGAAGCTCAATCGTCTCTATGCGCTGATGCACGACAACCATGAGTCGATGAAGTGGGAAGACCCAAGCCCGGTCATCTGGGTCTTCGATCTCAAGACGCACAAGCGCATCGGCACCCTAGAGGCCCCCGCCCCGGTCTGGAGCCTGCGCGCCACCAGCGACGACAAGCCGCTACTGCTCGGCGCCAACGTCACCGGTGGCCTGGAAGTCTTCGACCTCACCAGCGGCAAGCACAGCGGTACCGTGGAAAAGATCGCCAAGACCTCGATTTACGTCCTCAGCCACTGA
- a CDS encoding polyprenyl synthetase family protein, producing MIKAYQARCQARVDAALDSLFQPPRAELERLYQAMRYSVMNGGKRVRPLLAYAACEALGGDPERANGAACAVELIHAYSLVHDDLPAMDDDDLRRGQPTTHKAFDEATAILAGDGLQSLAFEVLADEQRNPQDAEVRLQMLAALGRAAGPAGMVGGQAIDLGSVGQKLDRTALETMHRHKTGALIEASVLLGALASGQADDISLKALLNYARAIGLAFQVQDDILDVESDTATLGKTQGKDEAHDKPTYPALLGLEAAKDYALELRDQALHAVRLFGDSAEPLRELARYIVERRN from the coding sequence ATGATCAAGGCCTACCAGGCGCGCTGCCAGGCGCGGGTCGATGCCGCGCTCGACAGCCTGTTCCAGCCACCACGCGCGGAACTCGAACGCCTCTACCAGGCCATGCGCTACAGCGTGATGAACGGTGGCAAGCGCGTGCGCCCACTGCTGGCCTATGCCGCCTGCGAAGCGCTGGGCGGCGACCCCGAGCGAGCCAATGGCGCCGCCTGCGCAGTGGAGCTGATTCACGCCTATTCACTGGTGCACGACGACCTGCCAGCGATGGACGATGACGACCTGCGTCGCGGCCAACCCACCACCCACAAGGCCTTCGACGAAGCCACCGCCATTCTTGCCGGCGATGGTCTGCAGAGCCTGGCCTTCGAGGTGCTCGCCGACGAACAGCGCAACCCCCAGGACGCCGAAGTGCGCTTGCAGATGCTCGCCGCTCTGGGCCGCGCCGCCGGGCCGGCAGGCATGGTCGGCGGCCAGGCCATCGACCTAGGATCGGTGGGCCAGAAGCTCGACCGCACGGCGCTGGAAACCATGCACCGGCACAAGACCGGCGCGCTGATCGAAGCCAGCGTGCTGCTCGGCGCCCTGGCCAGCGGTCAGGCCGACGACATCAGCCTCAAGGCTCTGCTGAATTACGCCCGCGCCATCGGCCTGGCCTTCCAGGTGCAGGACGATATTCTCGACGTGGAGAGCGACACCGCCACCCTGGGCAAGACCCAGGGCAAGGACGAAGCCCACGACAAACCCACCTACCCGGCCCTGCTCGGCCTCGAAGCGGCCAAGGACTATGCCCTGGAGCTGCGCGACCAGGCCCTGCACGCCGTGCGCCTGTTCGGCGACAGCGCCGAGCCACTGCGCGAGCTGGCGCGCTATATCGTCGAACGGCGTAACTGA
- a CDS encoding methylamine dehydrogenase light chain encodes MKLLDRLFERSTRHVADTTSRRNFLGRLGSLMVAGAALPVLLPIDRTSKALAAEAPKAGDPGDPNSCDYWRYCSIDGFLCSCCGGSVTSCPPGTEVSQVSWIGTCRNPGDGKDYIISYNDCCGKHSCTQCACTRNDSEEPLYRPFNNNDINWCLAAKSNIYNCTIAVIRGVAI; translated from the coding sequence ATGAAATTGCTAGACCGCCTGTTCGAACGCTCCACGCGCCATGTGGCCGACACCACTTCGCGGCGTAACTTCCTCGGTCGCCTCGGCTCGCTGATGGTGGCCGGTGCCGCCCTGCCCGTGCTGCTGCCCATCGACCGTACCAGCAAGGCCCTGGCCGCCGAGGCACCGAAAGCCGGTGATCCGGGTGATCCCAACAGTTGCGACTACTGGCGCTACTGCTCCATCGACGGCTTCCTCTGCTCCTGCTGCGGCGGCAGCGTGACCTCCTGCCCGCCGGGCACCGAGGTGTCGCAGGTGAGCTGGATCGGCACCTGCCGCAACCCGGGTGACGGAAAGGACTACATCATTTCCTACAACGACTGCTGCGGTAAGCACAGTTGCACCCAGTGCGCCTGCACCCGCAACGACAGCGAGGAACCGCTGTACCGCCCCTTCAACAACAACGACATCAACTGGTGCCTGGCGGCCAAGTCGAACATCTACAACTGCACCATCGCCGTCATTCGCGGCGTCGCGATCTGA
- a CDS encoding DUF2388 domain-containing protein, with product MQRALALLVLLTAGQVWGMDGQGNASDHFTLGSSLATAGITASTSNSLRPYQSARDDALAYIASAGDIRGARLESALRQYRHDHADADSSDMQVALAIASLR from the coding sequence ATGCAACGCGCCCTTGCACTGCTCGTCCTGCTGACAGCCGGCCAGGTGTGGGGCATGGACGGGCAAGGTAACGCCAGCGACCACTTCACCCTGGGCAGCAGCCTCGCCACTGCCGGCATTACCGCCTCCACCAGCAATTCGCTGCGCCCCTACCAGAGCGCCCGTGACGATGCCCTGGCCTACATCGCCTCGGCCGGCGACATTCGCGGCGCACGGCTGGAAAGCGCGCTGCGGCAGTACCGCCACGACCATGCGGATGCAGATAGCAGCGACATGCAGGTCGCACTGGCCATCGCCTCGCTGCGCTGA
- a CDS encoding exodeoxyribonuclease VII small subunit has translation MARKKAPDFEHSLAELQALVERLESGELSLEDSLTAFEQGIGLTRECQAALAQAEQKVQILLERDGELQPAPFDADEQA, from the coding sequence ATGGCCCGCAAGAAAGCCCCCGACTTCGAACATTCTCTCGCCGAGCTTCAGGCACTGGTCGAGCGCCTGGAAAGCGGCGAGCTGTCGCTGGAGGACTCGCTGACCGCCTTCGAGCAAGGCATCGGCCTGACCCGCGAGTGCCAGGCCGCCCTGGCTCAGGCCGAGCAGAAGGTGCAGATCCTGCTGGAGCGCGACGGCGAGCTGCAGCCGGCCCCCTTCGACGCGGACGAGCAGGCATGA
- a CDS encoding SDR family NAD(P)-dependent oxidoreductase produces MGDQYRASRALITGASSGIGEAFANALAARGCDLVLVARRQDRLDTLADRLEAEHGISCTRIAFDLSVARPGSRLRELVEDDIDLLINNAGFATQGSFIEGDADDFARLLAVNIGAVVDLCHAFLPEMARRRSGAIINVSSTTAFQPVPTLAVYAASKSFVLSFSQSLWYEAKQHGVKVFSLAPGPTHTEFFDVVGETATVVGRLQTADQVAAAGLKALDRRWTAPSTVSGFINSITAALATVIPRRLLLPALARSLHPLKR; encoded by the coding sequence ATGGGCGACCAATACCGCGCTTCACGAGCGCTCATAACCGGTGCCAGCTCGGGAATCGGCGAGGCCTTCGCCAATGCGCTAGCGGCACGCGGGTGCGACCTGGTGCTGGTGGCCCGACGACAGGATCGACTCGACACGCTCGCCGACCGCCTCGAGGCGGAACATGGCATCTCCTGCACCCGCATCGCCTTCGACCTCTCCGTTGCTCGACCGGGTAGCCGGTTGCGCGAACTCGTCGAGGACGACATCGACCTGCTGATCAACAACGCCGGTTTCGCCACTCAAGGGTCGTTCATCGAGGGCGATGCAGATGATTTCGCTCGGCTACTGGCAGTCAACATCGGCGCAGTGGTCGATCTCTGCCATGCGTTCCTGCCGGAAATGGCCCGACGACGATCGGGTGCCATCATCAACGTCTCCAGCACCACGGCCTTTCAACCCGTACCGACCCTGGCCGTCTACGCGGCGTCGAAATCCTTCGTGCTGAGTTTCAGCCAATCCCTGTGGTACGAAGCCAAACAGCACGGCGTCAAGGTCTTCTCCCTTGCGCCGGGCCCCACCCACACGGAGTTCTTCGACGTAGTGGGAGAAACCGCGACGGTGGTAGGCAGACTCCAAACCGCCGACCAGGTCGCAGCGGCTGGCTTGAAAGCACTCGACCGACGCTGGACTGCACCCTCTACGGTCTCGGGGTTCATCAATTCGATAACCGCAGCACTGGCGACGGTGATTCCCCGCCGTCTCCTGCTCCCGGCCCTGGCACGCTCACTGCACCCACTCAAGCGTTGA
- a CDS encoding cytochrome C produces the protein MRALIIALASALLAPLALARAIPDPNQKHAPGNEAPQTPIAQAGYSTPVNYQLQCAGCHLGDGTGSKVNDTPKMKDFVGNFLKVEGGREFLVRVPGMSQSALNDAQLADLLNWLLREDGMAGKSMPAHYQPYSADEVARLRKVSMLNLPDTRAHLIEQMRALGIAIEDGMNGTP, from the coding sequence ATGCGCGCGCTCATCATCGCACTGGCCAGCGCCCTGCTCGCCCCACTGGCGCTGGCGCGGGCCATCCCCGATCCCAACCAGAAGCATGCGCCGGGCAACGAGGCACCACAGACGCCCATTGCTCAGGCCGGCTACAGCACACCGGTCAACTACCAGTTGCAATGCGCCGGCTGCCACCTCGGTGACGGCACGGGCTCGAAGGTCAACGACACGCCGAAGATGAAGGACTTCGTCGGCAACTTCCTCAAGGTCGAGGGCGGGCGTGAATTCCTCGTGCGCGTACCCGGCATGTCGCAATCGGCGCTCAACGATGCGCAACTGGCCGACCTGCTCAACTGGCTGTTGCGCGAGGACGGCATGGCCGGCAAGAGCATGCCGGCGCACTACCAGCCGTACAGCGCCGACGAGGTGGCGCGGCTGCGCAAGGTGAGCATGCTCAACCTGCCGGATACCCGCGCGCACCTGATCGAGCAGATGCGCGCGTTGGGCATCGCCATCGAAGATGGCATGAACGGCACGCCCTGA
- a CDS encoding sulfite exporter TauE/SafE family protein, protein MTLFDLLLLALAGFAAGGMNALAGGGTFFSFPALLAAGLPPVTANATNAVALWPASLAGAWAARASLRPLGRYLIPLLLAGLAGGLLGGLLLLAGGDDVFRVLIPWLLLAATALFAASPWLGRWLAARRKEAAHPPHTPLSLGAHIGVSIYGGYFGAGMGILQLAAFSIEGHPLARANALKNLISAVIYSIATLTFVIAGRVSWYELAILLTGATLGGYAGGALGEKLPPALLRAFVILVGSGMTLYYFWSTYLP, encoded by the coding sequence ATGACTCTGTTCGACCTGCTGCTGTTGGCCCTCGCCGGTTTCGCCGCTGGCGGCATGAATGCCCTGGCCGGCGGCGGCACCTTCTTCTCCTTCCCCGCCCTGCTCGCGGCGGGCCTGCCGCCGGTGACCGCCAATGCCACCAACGCCGTGGCCCTGTGGCCGGCCAGCCTGGCCGGTGCCTGGGCCGCACGCGCCTCGTTACGCCCGCTGGGCCGCTACCTGATTCCGCTGCTGCTGGCCGGCCTGGCCGGTGGCCTGCTCGGCGGCCTGTTGCTGCTGGCAGGCGGCGACGACGTGTTTCGCGTACTGATTCCCTGGCTGCTACTGGCCGCCACCGCGCTGTTCGCCGCCAGCCCCTGGCTGGGTCGCTGGTTGGCGGCGCGGCGCAAGGAGGCGGCGCATCCGCCGCACACGCCGCTGTCGCTGGGCGCGCATATCGGCGTGTCGATCTACGGCGGTTACTTCGGCGCCGGCATGGGCATTCTGCAACTGGCCGCCTTCTCCATCGAAGGCCACCCGCTGGCCCGCGCCAATGCGCTGAAGAACCTGATTTCGGCGGTGATCTACAGCATCGCCACCCTGACCTTCGTCATCGCCGGCCGCGTTAGCTGGTACGAACTGGCCATCCTGCTCACTGGCGCCACGCTCGGCGGCTACGCCGGCGGCGCGCTGGGCGAGAAACTGCCGCCGGCGCTGCTGCGCGCCTTCGTCATCCTGGTCGGCAGCGGCATGACGCTGTATTACTTCTGGAGCACCTATCTGCCGTAG
- a CDS encoding SDR family oxidoreductase: protein MILVTSAAGGVGRPLVRKLVANGLAVRAFVKNEEQARRAKADGATEIAIGDLRQPGDLEAALRGARKIYHAAPTQLIDELPVAKRLITAARAEQLDHIVFHSVIHPDIAELPHHRQKLLVEGLLKESGLPVTILRPSHYMQNVLDFWDFFGAGLLPYPTSPESRMGVVDSDDIAEAAANVLTNPEGHIGKTYDLSTVELTRHDMARIWSRVLGHPMTAIRLPPQALTQPLSAVGTFGAAIVRSLISTRLRSLPNIIRGVRSAPNARGFRSWPSDAQETYVQMMKYYDVHGLPAGNLDDLAKVLPRPATDYEQFARRIATAHGVAAS, encoded by the coding sequence ATGATTCTCGTTACCAGCGCAGCAGGCGGTGTCGGACGGCCACTGGTTCGCAAGCTCGTCGCCAACGGACTGGCGGTGCGGGCTTTCGTCAAGAACGAGGAACAAGCGCGGCGAGCGAAAGCTGACGGCGCCACCGAGATCGCGATCGGAGACCTCCGACAACCTGGCGACCTCGAGGCAGCCCTGCGCGGAGCGCGCAAGATCTATCACGCCGCCCCGACCCAGCTCATCGACGAACTCCCCGTGGCCAAGCGGCTGATCACGGCAGCCCGAGCCGAACAGTTGGATCACATCGTCTTCCACTCGGTCATACACCCCGATATCGCCGAACTCCCCCATCACCGCCAGAAACTGCTGGTCGAGGGGCTGCTGAAAGAGTCGGGCCTGCCGGTGACAATTCTTCGTCCCTCGCACTACATGCAGAACGTGCTGGACTTCTGGGATTTCTTCGGCGCCGGGCTACTGCCATATCCCACCTCGCCGGAAAGCCGAATGGGCGTGGTGGACTCCGACGACATCGCGGAGGCGGCAGCCAATGTGTTGACCAACCCAGAGGGCCATATCGGCAAGACCTACGACCTGTCTACCGTGGAGCTCACGCGCCATGACATGGCGCGTATCTGGAGCCGGGTGCTCGGCCACCCCATGACGGCCATCCGACTGCCACCGCAGGCGTTGACGCAACCGCTCTCAGCCGTCGGAACCTTCGGCGCTGCAATAGTACGTTCACTGATCTCGACCAGGCTGCGTTCCCTTCCCAACATCATTCGAGGAGTGCGTTCGGCACCGAATGCTCGCGGGTTCCGCAGTTGGCCATCCGATGCCCAGGAGACCTACGTGCAGATGATGAAGTACTACGACGTGCACGGGCTTCCTGCGGGCAACCTCGATGACCTGGCAAAGGTTCTGCCCCGGCCCGCCACCGATTACGAACAGTTCGCACGTCGTATCGCAACAGCACACGGGGTCGCCGCATCCTAG